One window from the genome of Solea solea chromosome 2, fSolSol10.1, whole genome shotgun sequence encodes:
- the gtdc1 gene encoding glycosyltransferase-like domain-containing protein 1 isoform X2 — protein sequence MSSPSPSVLLVEPFYGGSHKQLIDLLQENIDGCVVFSLPAKKWHWRARTSALYFSQNIPTCPTYRVLFSSSVLNLCELVALRPDLGRLKKVLYFHENQLVYPVRKEQDRDFQYGYNQVLSCLVSDVVVFNSRFNMESFLSSISLHMKKIPDHRPKHLDQLIRPKCVVLNFPVQFPEVSRLLPKHKVALQQRQTCSCEGESGPGPGLKQECGEQMKPLHIVWPHRWEHDKNPQLFFSSLLKLKEKQLDFHVSVIGETFTDVPEVFVEARRELADHVLTWGFQASKDDYLRVLCEADVVVSTAKHEFFGVAMLEAVYCGCLPVCPNTLVYPEIFPAQYLYSTPEQLCKRLQEFCTRPDIVRSHVVMVDTDSFSWTRLKNHFQTLLTDADYLTMLPTPVTEM from the exons ATG AGCAGTCCTTCTCCCAGTGTCCTGCTGGTGGAGCCGTTCTATGGCGGATCACACAAACAGCTGATTGACCTGCTGCAGGAAAACATCGACGGCTGCGTCGTCTTCTCGCTGCCGGCCAAGAAATGGCACTGGAGAGCGAGAACCTCGGCGCTGTACTTCAGCCAGAACATCCCCACCTGTCCCACATACAG AGTTCTGTTCAGCAGCTCAGTCCTGAACCTGTGTGAGCTGGTGGCTCTCAGACCAGACCTGGGTCGTCTTAAGAAGGTCCTGTACTTCCACGAGAACCAGCTGGTTTATCCAGTCCGTAAAGAGCAGGACAGAGACTTCCAGTATGGATACAACCAggtgttgtcatg CCTGGTGTCGGACGTGGTCGTCTTTAACTCGCGCTTCAACATGGAGTCCTTCTTGTCCTCCATCTCGCTCCACATGAAGAAGATTCCAGACCATCGGCCCAAACACCTGGACCAGCTGATCCGgcccaagtgtgtggtcctgaaCTTCCCGGTCCAGTTCCCTGAGGTCAGCAG gctGTTGCCCAAACACAAGGTGGCGCTGCAGCAGCGTCAGACTTGCAG TTGTGAGGGTGAAtctggaccaggaccaggactgaagCAGGAGTGTGGAGAGCAGATGAAACCTCTTCACATTGTTTGGCCTCACAGATG ggaACATGATAAGAATCCTCAGCTCTTCTTCTCGTCGCTGCTCAAACTGAAGGAGAAACAACTCGACTTCCACGTGTCTGTGATCGGAGAGACATTCACTGATGttccag aggTCTTCGTGGAGGCCCGGCGTGAGCTCGCCGACCACGTGCTGACGTGGGGTTTTCAGGCGAGTAAAGACGATTACCTGAGAGTTCTGTGCGAGGCCGACGTCGTCGTCTCCACCGCCAAACACGAGTTCTTCGGTGTCGCCat GTTAGAAGCTGTTTACTGTGGATGTTTACCCGTGTGTCCAAACACTCTGGTTTATCCTGAAATATTCccag ctcagtaCCTGTACTCCACACCTGAACAGTTGTGTAAACGTCTGCAGGAGTTCTGCACAAGGCCGGACATCGTCCGCAGTCACGTTGTCATG GTTGACACTGACTCGTTCTCCTGGACTCGGTTAAAGAATCACTTTCAGACTCTTCTGACTGATGCAG attATTTGACAATGTTACCAACGCCTGTCACTGAAATGTAA
- the gtdc1 gene encoding glycosyltransferase-like domain-containing protein 1 isoform X1: MQSESSPSPSVLLVEPFYGGSHKQLIDLLQENIDGCVVFSLPAKKWHWRARTSALYFSQNIPTCPTYRVLFSSSVLNLCELVALRPDLGRLKKVLYFHENQLVYPVRKEQDRDFQYGYNQVLSCLVSDVVVFNSRFNMESFLSSISLHMKKIPDHRPKHLDQLIRPKCVVLNFPVQFPEVSRLLPKHKVALQQRQTCSCEGESGPGPGLKQECGEQMKPLHIVWPHRWEHDKNPQLFFSSLLKLKEKQLDFHVSVIGETFTDVPEVFVEARRELADHVLTWGFQASKDDYLRVLCEADVVVSTAKHEFFGVAMLEAVYCGCLPVCPNTLVYPEIFPAQYLYSTPEQLCKRLQEFCTRPDIVRSHVVMVDTDSFSWTRLKNHFQTLLTDADYLTMLPTPVTEM, from the exons ATGCAGTCAGAG AGCAGTCCTTCTCCCAGTGTCCTGCTGGTGGAGCCGTTCTATGGCGGATCACACAAACAGCTGATTGACCTGCTGCAGGAAAACATCGACGGCTGCGTCGTCTTCTCGCTGCCGGCCAAGAAATGGCACTGGAGAGCGAGAACCTCGGCGCTGTACTTCAGCCAGAACATCCCCACCTGTCCCACATACAG AGTTCTGTTCAGCAGCTCAGTCCTGAACCTGTGTGAGCTGGTGGCTCTCAGACCAGACCTGGGTCGTCTTAAGAAGGTCCTGTACTTCCACGAGAACCAGCTGGTTTATCCAGTCCGTAAAGAGCAGGACAGAGACTTCCAGTATGGATACAACCAggtgttgtcatg CCTGGTGTCGGACGTGGTCGTCTTTAACTCGCGCTTCAACATGGAGTCCTTCTTGTCCTCCATCTCGCTCCACATGAAGAAGATTCCAGACCATCGGCCCAAACACCTGGACCAGCTGATCCGgcccaagtgtgtggtcctgaaCTTCCCGGTCCAGTTCCCTGAGGTCAGCAG gctGTTGCCCAAACACAAGGTGGCGCTGCAGCAGCGTCAGACTTGCAG TTGTGAGGGTGAAtctggaccaggaccaggactgaagCAGGAGTGTGGAGAGCAGATGAAACCTCTTCACATTGTTTGGCCTCACAGATG ggaACATGATAAGAATCCTCAGCTCTTCTTCTCGTCGCTGCTCAAACTGAAGGAGAAACAACTCGACTTCCACGTGTCTGTGATCGGAGAGACATTCACTGATGttccag aggTCTTCGTGGAGGCCCGGCGTGAGCTCGCCGACCACGTGCTGACGTGGGGTTTTCAGGCGAGTAAAGACGATTACCTGAGAGTTCTGTGCGAGGCCGACGTCGTCGTCTCCACCGCCAAACACGAGTTCTTCGGTGTCGCCat GTTAGAAGCTGTTTACTGTGGATGTTTACCCGTGTGTCCAAACACTCTGGTTTATCCTGAAATATTCccag ctcagtaCCTGTACTCCACACCTGAACAGTTGTGTAAACGTCTGCAGGAGTTCTGCACAAGGCCGGACATCGTCCGCAGTCACGTTGTCATG GTTGACACTGACTCGTTCTCCTGGACTCGGTTAAAGAATCACTTTCAGACTCTTCTGACTGATGCAG attATTTGACAATGTTACCAACGCCTGTCACTGAAATGTAA